DNA from Acidobacteriota bacterium:
TGATGTCTTCCTGATAGGCCTCCGCTTGTGCGGCAAGCGCCGACATCAGGACATCGGCCGCCTCCCGGTTTCCGATGCCCGCCAGAACATCGGGCAGCGATTTTTTAACAGCCACGGGCGTATCGGGCCTTTGGAGCCGCTCTCCAAGAAAGGGAACAGCCGACGGCCCAAAGGTCTTCAGGGCTTCCTGGGCCGCCCGGCAGACCATCGGATTTTCCAGATGCCCGATCATGCGCGGCAGCAGTTCCGGCCGGCCCAGGCGAGCTGCGCCGGCCAGAGCATAGTTCAGGACCTCGGAGGAATCGTCTTCGAGAAGGCGGCCGATGACTTCGATCGTTTCCGGGCCGGGCGCCATCATTCCGGCGATTTTTGCCGCCTCCATGCGGGCGATTTCCGGGCTTTTCTCATTCGTCACCTTATCCAGATATTCGGTCATCAGACTCCGGTAGGATTCCAACCCCAGAATTTCCTCGATTTCGGAATTCAGGGATTCATCGCTCAGCGCTTCTTCGAAATCCGGGAAGGCGCATCGGTCTCCGGCATCAAGAATCGCATCCATGGAGCGGATCCGGCACCCCTCGGGCTCCTGAAACAGAAGCTTTTTAACGTCGGGACCGAGACGATTCCTTCTGTAAAGATCAAAGATATTCATGGCAAACAGATCGCGGCTTCTGTCCCGGCTCTGGAGGGTATCAAAAACCAGGCGGGTGGCATTGACATCCACCTTTTCTTCAACAAGTCTTCGTCCGTCCTGCCATTTCCTTTTCAAATCTCCGGTCACGGCGTCCAAGTACCCGGAGGCCGCGGCCCGGGCCTGGAAGATCCAGCCGATCGCCAGGACCGCAGCAAGCCAACCGACCTGCCGGACGGAAATATGAAGCCCGGAAAAAAAGACCAGGATCAGAACCGCGGCGGCACCGGTCGCCGATCTGACGATAAACATGTCGATAAAAATCTTGGCCTTGGCCCTGATGACCGGAGGAACGGGCATATACAGGATTTCCCGGGCCGACTGGCTGAGCGTTGAGTCCAGGGCTTTTTCAGTCCCGCGGGCGAAACAGGCCCAGAACAGGAGAGCGGAGGCCGGAATCAGGATGACGGCCAGGGACGCGGACATCAGAAGAACCGGAGCGGTCAGAAGCGCCGCGGCGATTCCGAATCGCCTCAGAAAGCGGCTCGTCAAGGCCAGGTTTCCCACAAAAGACAGGGCCATCAATCCGGCCAGAAAAATTCCCAGAAAGGACGTTCGGACGTCCTCCAGAGGGAAAAATTCCTGGACAATGGTATTGAATTGAAAGTCGATCAATGTCCCGATCAAAACACCGACGGCCATGAGTGCGGCCAGATTCCGAAGGTAGCGGTCTCCCCGGACCAGGCGGAGACCGTCGGAAAAGGCCACCTTCATTCCCCTGGCTTCCCCTCCCTTGTCAAGCCGGGGTTCCGGGAAAGCCCGGGGGTAGATGGTTCGGACAACCGCCAGTGTGCCCAAAAGAACAACCGGACACACAAGGAGAAGGTTGACCGTGCCGATCACCGGGGCCAGATGAGATGCCGCCAAAGCGCCGATAAAACCGCCCAGGAGGCCTCCTCCGACCATGAATCCGACCAATCTTTTGGCCTGATGAGGAAAAAAGAAATCGTTGACCCCGATCCAGAACTGGGTGACCAGAGTTACGATGAACAGATCTCCCCAAAACCAATAGAGCATCGACAGGATCGGCCAATGAAATTCCAGAAGAATTCGGAAAACAATCAACCCGGCCGTGAAAAACACCAGGCTGCCGCTGAGACAACGGCGCCGCGGCAGGCGATTGAGGAGATCGGCGTTCAGCGATCCGGCGAACCCCATCAGAACGGCGGACAGGAGATAGGCATAGGCGAAACGGCTCGGATCGTGATCGCTCAGAAGCAAGGAGACGCGGACGGGTTTGATAATATATGCGGGAAGAGTGATCAGAAAAAAATATGCGGAGAAAAGAAGAAGCAGGCGGATCTCGCCGCGGCGAACATCCACCACCCGGCCTAAAATCTTGACCCAACGATTTTCCGTCAACGGCAAACCTGTCGAAGGAGTCGAACCGGGACGGGCGGAATCAGAGGAACCGTCGGAGAGCTTCTTCCTCCGTGTCATGGATTTCCAGGACTTTGGTCAGCCCGGTCACCTGGAAAACAACATAAATCTTCCGCGACAGCCCGGCGATCTTGAAATACCCCCCGATGTTCTGTGTCGAGATATAGCTGGCCAGGATCTCGCCGACTCCGAAACTGTCGATGAAATCCACTTTGGCCAAGTTGAACAGGATCCCCCTTTCCCCTTGATCCAGACGCTTTTTGACAAGGTGGTGAAGAGTGGATTCCTGATTTTCCGATCTCCGAATCTCGCCTTCGATGTCAAAGACGGTCACACCGTTGTGTTCGCGGGTTTCGATAATCATATCCTGTCTTTTTCTCCACCCATTTCTATCAGAAGCCGCCGAGGATGTCAACGCCGCAAACATGTTCACTGTCTTGACAGGAGGAACGCCGATCGGTATTCTCGATTTTGTGAGAAAATATGCGGCGGTTTTCGTGTGTGTGGCTTTGGCGGTCGCCCTGCACCCGGTTCTTCCGGAGGCCGTGGATCTCCTCGGACCTCTGACCCGGAACAAGATTCTCGAAACTTTTCCGGACTGGCGCGGGGATATCGATGCCTATACCCCCCTCTGGGCGCCCCTGGACCGTCTCCGATCGGCCGCCGTTCCCGTCCGGATCGAACTTTTCCTCTCGACGTCCGACACCGAATCCCGGACCTTGGCCGGCCGGATCTTCAAGATCCTGGACCAAACCGGCAATCCCAATATCAGCGCCTGGGTCATGGGGCTGCCCGGCCGCAACAAGCCCCTGGGGCTTCAAGCCGCCGCGAAGCGCGTGGAAAAGACCCCGACGCTCATCGTTCTTGTCGAAGGCCGCGAATCCGGACGCATTGTGGGCCTGCCGGCTCTTCGGATCGAAGAGAAACTGGCCTCGTTATTCCCGGAACCTCGGCCGACCGAAGATGTCGAAGACGACCTGATCTTCGATATGGACTTTTTCCGGTTTACGCCTCACACCCATCTCAATATCGATTGCACGGAATGCCATTCGCCCCGGCCGCGGGGCGGCTCGAGTCCCGGCCGCTGATTCCGCTCAGTTCCAGTCCAGGGAGCGGATGTTGTCCATCAGGCGTTCGAGGGTTTTCGCTCCCGCCGCTTCAAGCTGTTCCGAAAGCCTCGACACCCCGCAAAGAACGTGATCGACCCGGCTTAAAAACATGATCTGTCCATATCTGTTTTTCAGTCGAACCCAGCCTCCTTCGGAGGGTTCCGGCTCGGCGCCGTCCTTTTCATAAAAAGCGAGAAGCCCGCGGAACATCTCTTCGGCTTCGGCTTCCCCGGCCGCCGGAACAAGGAAGGCGTCGTATTCCCGACCTTCCGCCTTGTAACCGGCCAAATAGCCGTTTTCGAGGAATGCGAATCCCAGAAAATTGCTCTTGATGTATTTTTCGCTGTTTTGAACCTGACCGTCTTCAGGAAAGGCCTGCAAAGCTTGGGGAAGTTCCCCGGATGCCGGCATTCCCTCCGCTGTTGCCGCGGCGAAAGCTTGAAGAACGCTTTCCGTGTCGTCGGCACCGTAGACCAGCAATTTGACATAGTACCGGCCGGAGATGAAGTTCAGAACCTCGCCGTCGATATAGCCGAGAGTCCCGATTTCGATGGGGGGATTGTCCGGATAGCGTTCCGCGCCGTAAATGCCGAAAGCATTGAGGTCCGATCCCATATCATAAATCTCCACGGTGACGGAGGCCTTTTTGTCTCCGCTCTCGTACTGGCCGACCGCCAACTCCAGAAAATCATAACTGAGATAGCTTTCCGCCGCTCCGTTGATGTACTCGAAAAGGCTTTCCGGCCTGAAGATGCCGGGTTCCTCGGAAAACGTCCAATCCGACGGTTTCGGAAGCATCCGGATCAGGGACGTCTCGGGATTTTCCGTTCGATCCGCAACGTCCCCGGAAAAACCCGAGGCGCAGACGGCTGCGGCCATTCCCAGACAGGCGGCGGTTTTAAAAATCCATTGCGACATGCATTGTCTCCTTTCATTTCACGGTTTTTGCGGATCCGAATCAAGCATGAGTCCGCATCTATATTTATATCAAAGAGTTAAGTACGAGACATCCCGCCGCACTTGATTTCTTTTATCAATATTATAGAGGAAACATCCATGACAGGCAATCCACCGGATAAATCGAGAGACCGCAACGTTCATTCAGGCCGCGGATTTATATATAATGAGAGAGTGAAAACCGCCGTGGATGATTCAAAAAGGATCCGCTTGCCCGACAGGACCGCCGGTCTTTTGGCGGCAGGCCTGTCTCTCGCGGTTCACATCGTCCTCATTTTCGTTGTCGCCCGGACCACCATCGTCATTCATACTCTGCCCCGTGTCTTCCAGGTTCAGACCGTCGTCATTCCGGCCTCAAAAAAAATCAGCCTCCCTCCGAAGGTCGATTGGGCCGAACTGCCTCCGCCGACAATCCTGGATTGGACTTTTGAAAGGACCGGACGGGTTTCCGCAAGAATCCGGGAAACTCCCGCCGCTCCGGAAGGACCGTCCATCGGAAGCATCGGAGGGCTTTCCGAAACCGGCGAAGTGGGAACATACGGTCTGTATTCTCCGGACGAGATTTTCGAAGGCTTTGCCGGTCACCTGACATCGAGGTTCACACTCTCGTCCAAGTCGGATTCCGAGCTGACGATTTCCCTGACCCCCGGAAAGCCGGGCGTTCGGACGGGATCCGTCGGACCGGTCGGCGACTTGAGGGCCCGAGCCGGCGCCGTGGGATCCGGAACCCGGTCCGAGACGGGTTCGGCCGGACGCGGAGCGGCCGGCACACGCCGGCAGACCCGCGGCAAAGCCAGCGTCTTCATCAGCCGTCAGACCGTAGACATGGGACCCTGGGCTGAAGCCATGATGACCCGCATTCTTTCCAAATGGACCCTTCCGGAGGCTCATCAGATCGTTCGACGCAGTCAGGTCGCCATCTCGGCCGTCATCGAGAAAAGCGGAGAGATTTCCCGGCTGGACGTTCTGAGCGGAACTTCATCGAGCTTCCTCGATATCGCGGCCCTGGAAGCTCTCAAGCTCAGTTCGCCTCTCCTCCGGCTTCCGGAGGGCTTTCCGGACGCCAATCTGGAAGCCCTGTTTCTATTCACTTATGAAAATTAAACGGATTCTCGTCATTCTCCTGATCGCCGGCACGGCCCCGGCGGGGTTTTCCGAATCGGAAGCCGATTGGAAAACAGAGCTGGCCGTGATGTTGGAAGAGACGGGAGACCATGCCGCGGCGCTGGACCGGCTTCAAAACATCCTGACGGAAACCGAGGGAGAGGATCGGATGACGGCGGAAGCCCTTGCAGCCTGGCTGTTTTGGAAAACGGGCGACGCCGCATCGGAACGCAGGGGCATTGTCACTTTTTTTGAGACCTATGGGGACACCACCCCATTTTTTGGTTTTCTCGGGACTTCCGCGCGAAGGGATTTTCTGAATTTCTGGACACGATGGGCCGGCCGATATCCCCTCATCACCGACATCCACCTCCTCATTCCCGTGGATCAAATCGACACCGGTCCTCCGGGAGAGCTTGAAATCGGGATTGAAATCGCCAATGAAGCCTTGTACAAAATCTCCTCGGAAGGCGTCGCCCGCGGCGGCGGGCTCTGGAAACCGGGGTTCCGCATTCTGAGAGTCGTTCTTCCCAAGCCGTTTCGGGTACCATTTGCCGCCGAATATCTTTTGGAACTCAAAACCGGCGACCTCACGATTCTCCGGACCATCCGGATCGAGGCCGATATCCTTTCCCGGACCCCTTTGGAAACTCCGCCGGTTTCCGATTTTGACGCCCCCGCCGAAAAATCCTTGACGCCCGCCGCCGGTGAACTTGCCCTCTATGTCGGCGATGAACTGATCCTGATCGTTCGAAAAACGGCGCCGCGGACCGCATCCCTGAAATTTCCGCTCCCCGGTCCGTCCATGCCGGGCCAGAAACCCTATCTCCCCCCTCCCAAGGACGATCCCATGGCCATGGGGGTCTCCATTCTCGACGCCATCGGGGCGGCCGCCAAGGCGGTCGGCGATCTGACCCGAAAAAAGCCCTTGCCTCCCTCCCGCCCGACATACCTGAAATCCGACGAACACACGGTGACCTTCATCCAGCGGGAAGACGGAACATCCGTCTACCGGGTTCTGGCCGGAATCCGGCTCCACACGGAAAAAGCCCGAATCAGCAATCAGGGATTTTGACATTTTTCCAATTTCCGCATATAAAGAAAGACTAAAGATTTGTGAGGTTCAATATGGACGCAGCGCATATTTTCAGGCGAACGGCCCGGCGCTTCGAAATCCCCGGCGCCATCCTGACTTATGACTTCGACAACACTTCGGCTCCGGAAGCGTCTTCGGAAAAGACGACCTGTCCTCTTATCGATATCAGCCGGGGCGGACTGAGATTTATAAGCCGTCAAAAACTGGAAATCACATCCCCGATCCAAGTCAAAGTCACCATCCCCGGGGGTCACGTGCCTCTGATTTTCAAAGGCCGAGTGCGATGGTCCTCTCCTCAGAACGGAGACCAGCTCCTCTACCAGACCGGCGTGGAGTTCAACTCCTATGGGGAAGACCAGGATCAGAATTTTCCAGGAACCCTGGTCAAGGTTGTCGCCCTGGAACAAAGATATCGAAGCACCGACGACATGGACGGCTATAAGGAAGGCGGCGGCTTCGGCATCTGACCGGTTCCCGCCGCCCCCGAAGCGGCGACTCAGTCGACAACGATCAACGCATAATCCGCGACCTTTTCGAGAAGATCGCGGATGGACTTCAGTAGACCCAGACGGTTGCGCCGGATATTTTTATCCTCGGCCATGATGAGCACCTTGTCGAAAAAGGCCGTCAAACAGGGCTGGAGCTTGAAGATGATGTTCTGGGCCCGGCCGTAATCTCCCTTGGCGATCATGGGGAGGGCGTTGTTCAAGACGGCGAGAAAGGCCGCCTGAAGGTCCCGCTCTTCCTTTTCGGAAAACAGGTCGGGATTGGGTTTGGCCGTAATCTGATCGCGCAGGATGTTGTTGATCCTTTTCACCATGAGAATGAACGGTTCGAATTGTGATCCGGACCGCAGTCCATCCAGAGCCTTGACC
Protein-coding regions in this window:
- a CDS encoding DUF6599 family protein → MSQWIFKTAACLGMAAAVCASGFSGDVADRTENPETSLIRMLPKPSDWTFSEEPGIFRPESLFEYINGAAESYLSYDFLELAVGQYESGDKKASVTVEIYDMGSDLNAFGIYGAERYPDNPPIEIGTLGYIDGEVLNFISGRYYVKLLVYGADDTESVLQAFAAATAEGMPASGELPQALQAFPEDGQVQNSEKYIKSNFLGFAFLENGYLAGYKAEGREYDAFLVPAAGEAEAEEMFRGLLAFYEKDGAEPEPSEGGWVRLKNRYGQIMFLSRVDHVLCGVSRLSEQLEAAGAKTLERLMDNIRSLDWN
- a CDS encoding STAS domain-containing protein — encoded protein: MIIETREHNGVTVFDIEGEIRRSENQESTLHHLVKKRLDQGERGILFNLAKVDFIDSFGVGEILASYISTQNIGGYFKIAGLSRKIYVVFQVTGLTKVLEIHDTEEEALRRFL
- a CDS encoding MFS transporter, whose product is MTENRWVKILGRVVDVRRGEIRLLLLFSAYFFLITLPAYIIKPVRVSLLLSDHDPSRFAYAYLLSAVLMGFAGSLNADLLNRLPRRRCLSGSLVFFTAGLIVFRILLEFHWPILSMLYWFWGDLFIVTLVTQFWIGVNDFFFPHQAKRLVGFMVGGGLLGGFIGALAASHLAPVIGTVNLLLVCPVVLLGTLAVVRTIYPRAFPEPRLDKGGEARGMKVAFSDGLRLVRGDRYLRNLAALMAVGVLIGTLIDFQFNTIVQEFFPLEDVRTSFLGIFLAGLMALSFVGNLALTSRFLRRFGIAAALLTAPVLLMSASLAVILIPASALLFWACFARGTEKALDSTLSQSAREILYMPVPPVIRAKAKIFIDMFIVRSATGAAAVLILVFFSGLHISVRQVGWLAAVLAIGWIFQARAAASGYLDAVTGDLKRKWQDGRRLVEEKVDVNATRLVFDTLQSRDRSRDLFAMNIFDLYRRNRLGPDVKKLLFQEPEGCRIRSMDAILDAGDRCAFPDFEEALSDESLNSEIEEILGLESYRSLMTEYLDKVTNEKSPEIARMEAAKIAGMMAPGPETIEVIGRLLEDDSSEVLNYALAGAARLGRPELLPRMIGHLENPMVCRAAQEALKTFGPSAVPFLGERLQRPDTPVAVKKSLPDVLAGIGNREAADVLMSALAAQAEAYQEDIIHALHEIRLRDGSIPFSRERVMEEILKQLRRTFREYLKEYHESGNEADPDLRPRIRLIFELLSLIFPAEDIVKAYQNILKGTKKSTDFSLEMLDGILPQDLKKSLFVLIEDLAPEERLRILRRLSRTMDRGGIAT
- a CDS encoding PilZ domain-containing protein — encoded protein: MDAAHIFRRTARRFEIPGAILTYDFDNTSAPEASSEKTTCPLIDISRGGLRFISRQKLEITSPIQVKVTIPGGHVPLIFKGRVRWSSPQNGDQLLYQTGVEFNSYGEDQDQNFPGTLVKVVALEQRYRSTDDMDGYKEGGGFGI